A portion of the Blastopirellula sediminis genome contains these proteins:
- a CDS encoding prepilin peptidase, which produces MSSETANAANDLPERSNRLATLWRIGWLLPAVALAVAATLTLVPLQGGWKTGGGLMLLIAVAIAAFTDIRQRRIYNWLTYPLFLWALGLNLVASIGWPQEGTAAFAFTEAIPVGPAALGAIGIGQSLSGAATCFTILLVAYLLSGGGAGDVKIAACIGACLGMRAGLFALITCYLAAAAVCVVWSMWKHGPVKIGVGFARKAAAILIPGFVAPPDQDQTLLLEKPVPLGPFFALGSIVALSGVIS; this is translated from the coding sequence ATGTCTAGCGAAACTGCGAACGCCGCTAATGATCTGCCAGAGCGATCCAATCGCCTGGCGACGCTTTGGCGGATCGGTTGGCTTTTGCCGGCGGTCGCCTTGGCGGTCGCAGCGACGCTGACGCTGGTTCCACTGCAAGGGGGCTGGAAGACAGGCGGCGGATTGATGCTGCTGATCGCGGTTGCGATCGCAGCATTCACCGATATTCGGCAACGCCGGATCTATAACTGGCTCACCTATCCGTTATTCCTTTGGGCTTTGGGATTGAATCTTGTCGCCAGCATTGGTTGGCCGCAAGAAGGGACGGCGGCGTTCGCATTTACAGAGGCGATCCCCGTTGGTCCTGCAGCGCTCGGAGCGATTGGGATTGGCCAATCGCTAAGCGGCGCCGCGACCTGTTTCACGATTTTGCTGGTCGCTTACTTGCTTTCCGGCGGGGGCGCCGGCGACGTCAAGATTGCGGCTTGTATTGGGGCTTGCCTCGGAATGAGAGCCGGCCTGTTCGCTTTGATCACGTGCTACCTGGCGGCTGCCGCCGTCTGCGTCGTCTGGTCGATGTGGAAGCATGGCCCGGTGAAAATTGGCGTCGGCTTCGCTCGTAAGGCGGCCGCGATCCTCATTCCCGGATTCGTCGCCCCTCCGGATCAGGATCAAACCTTGTTGTTGGAGAAGCCGGTTCCCCTGGGACCGTTCTTCGCCTTGGGCAGCATTGTCGCTCTTTCCGGAGTTATCTCGTGA
- a CDS encoding TadE/TadG family type IV pilus assembly protein, with product MGKRKPGSARSREGVATLEFVMVFPLLTFLMIAIIWLGYFCAGQASVTISARNDAWRMRHGSGSGASGAAQGESPFNFATSNRWTKDATSTVNVSAVFDSIAQPKSHHTITGGSWDHNAVDMNRPPNWALYAKVGASAKTANVQSKMPDGLFSSGLNADANTAIDLALDYIGGQKVLGKEISDLLKPLEDIFKRLK from the coding sequence ATGGGCAAGCGAAAACCTGGATCGGCTCGATCTCGCGAAGGCGTTGCGACGCTGGAATTCGTCATGGTCTTTCCGCTGTTGACCTTTTTGATGATCGCGATCATCTGGCTCGGGTATTTTTGCGCCGGTCAAGCGTCGGTCACCATATCGGCCCGGAACGACGCCTGGCGGATGCGACACGGTTCCGGTTCAGGAGCGAGCGGCGCCGCGCAAGGAGAGTCCCCCTTCAACTTCGCAACTTCCAATCGTTGGACGAAGGATGCGACTTCAACCGTCAACGTAAGCGCCGTTTTTGATTCCATCGCTCAGCCGAAATCGCATCACACCATTACCGGAGGTTCCTGGGATCACAACGCCGTCGATATGAACCGTCCACCCAACTGGGCGCTCTACGCAAAGGTTGGCGCCAGCGCAAAAACGGCAAACGTCCAATCCAAAATGCCCGACGGTTTGTTCAGCAGCGGCCTAAATGCCGATGCGAATACGGCGATTGACTTGGCGCTCGACTATATCGGGGGGCAAAAGGTGTTGGGAAAAGAGATTTCCGACTTGCTGAAACCCCTGGAAGACATCTTCAAGCGGCTCAAATAG
- a CDS encoding pilus assembly protein TadG-related protein, with amino-acid sequence MHRLINDIRVLFAEIYDPPAAARSASARQLLAGEDGKLTLATIFVILALLVMTSFVGNSGNAVKEKIEMQNAADAAAFSSALWMARGLNAITATNHLLGELTAVCVVHEALGGPELDAYGNDGWTDNDAKTMNTRIRGLVNPDLAQVTRYSPYWQAMLKPINQADDYFLKNFIVKEIASEDEKFHAGATIYDAKINLKRETFSNLTMKSIANAGYFVPPFIGPFPVGIVTAAIASGVHFYAELQLIQILKEWYVIKAIELAALSMAKLKDPIESQALPTLAKFAEAIGRSKASGGASLVAMRVDQELQGLGGSLNAELSFYPTKRTLTLPVELEPPLKLQGKAGWKEQEPPPIDQGLLDKVEEMRAEANSNDRDALRKRSQKIREIEALNEKERKAQEKKEKAEEDLKKKQEAKEKDEAESPPKKDPDRDKEIQDLEQELDDLDEEIKENAEKRLELIKELRLEKYAGDKENPSSGDPHEELDENAPKMPDQRHIDASARMKGRKAIEEQISILTSQKSSLQKMVNDDKLELKPEEERRLKVSLKQTQNMLDIRQKELQYSGQTAKEEIMEFYTTSGGNPTIKNLGKIDVDSTMLKYSQWVRASYPYVDAFRSGILSMFEEQLPKSRAAESFQRYCDHFSMVKPLQYRTGKGWEKASAPALNWRDKSGREPLAMVVMKSTYSGNQSHKGREPWIKDERLAERYFTVVGFAYRPAEESVFSANVFANSHPGGTFAYAQGMVYNANEQVEPPTSPGSTQPNVGWDTLNWESPVRAPEQGSGNARTGAVWPWEFFSGNAINSNEARVQLNWQAKLVPVTETRIGDARKEKSVDGDVRKLLDKSKKNLRNLVTH; translated from the coding sequence ATGCATCGCCTGATTAACGACATTCGCGTTCTCTTCGCGGAAATCTACGATCCGCCTGCAGCGGCGCGCAGCGCGTCTGCTCGCCAACTACTTGCTGGTGAGGACGGAAAGCTGACGCTCGCGACGATCTTTGTAATTCTCGCCCTCTTGGTCATGACCAGTTTCGTGGGGAACTCCGGCAACGCGGTCAAGGAAAAGATTGAGATGCAAAACGCGGCCGACGCCGCCGCGTTCAGCAGCGCTCTTTGGATGGCCCGCGGCCTGAACGCGATCACGGCGACCAATCATCTGCTGGGCGAATTGACGGCGGTCTGCGTCGTTCATGAGGCGCTCGGCGGTCCCGAGTTGGACGCCTACGGCAATGATGGGTGGACAGACAATGACGCCAAAACGATGAACACGAGAATTCGAGGCCTGGTCAACCCCGACCTCGCTCAAGTGACGCGATACTCGCCCTATTGGCAGGCGATGTTAAAACCGATCAACCAAGCGGACGATTATTTCCTTAAGAACTTCATCGTCAAAGAGATCGCGAGCGAGGATGAGAAGTTCCATGCCGGCGCTACTATTTACGACGCCAAGATCAACCTGAAGCGCGAGACGTTCTCGAATCTCACGATGAAGTCGATCGCCAACGCCGGCTACTTCGTGCCGCCGTTCATTGGCCCCTTTCCGGTCGGTATCGTCACTGCGGCGATCGCTTCCGGCGTTCATTTCTACGCCGAACTGCAACTGATTCAGATCTTGAAGGAGTGGTACGTCATCAAGGCGATCGAGTTGGCGGCGCTCAGCATGGCCAAGCTCAAAGACCCGATCGAATCGCAAGCGCTCCCGACGTTGGCGAAGTTCGCCGAGGCGATTGGTCGCAGTAAAGCGTCGGGCGGAGCAAGCCTGGTTGCGATGCGCGTCGACCAGGAATTGCAAGGCCTCGGCGGATCTCTGAACGCCGAACTTTCGTTTTATCCGACCAAGCGGACGCTGACGCTGCCGGTCGAATTGGAACCGCCGCTGAAGCTGCAAGGAAAGGCAGGCTGGAAAGAACAAGAGCCTCCGCCGATTGATCAAGGGTTGTTGGACAAAGTGGAGGAAATGCGAGCGGAGGCGAACTCGAATGATCGAGATGCGCTGCGAAAGCGCTCGCAAAAAATTCGCGAAATTGAAGCCCTCAATGAGAAAGAGCGTAAGGCCCAAGAGAAAAAGGAAAAGGCGGAAGAGGACCTGAAGAAGAAGCAAGAGGCGAAGGAAAAGGACGAGGCCGAATCGCCCCCCAAAAAAGACCCCGACCGGGACAAAGAGATTCAGGATCTCGAGCAGGAACTGGACGACCTCGACGAGGAGATTAAAGAAAACGCGGAGAAACGACTGGAGCTGATCAAAGAACTTCGCTTGGAAAAGTACGCCGGCGACAAAGAAAATCCATCGTCTGGCGATCCGCACGAAGAATTGGACGAGAACGCTCCGAAAATGCCCGATCAAAGACACATTGATGCGAGTGCGAGAATGAAAGGGCGGAAAGCGATTGAGGAGCAGATCTCCATCCTGACGTCGCAAAAGAGCTCGCTCCAAAAGATGGTAAACGACGACAAGCTGGAGCTTAAGCCTGAGGAGGAGCGGCGTCTGAAGGTTTCGTTGAAGCAAACGCAAAACATGCTAGATATCCGCCAGAAAGAGCTGCAATACAGCGGCCAAACCGCCAAAGAAGAGATTATGGAGTTTTACACCACCTCCGGCGGAAATCCGACGATCAAGAATCTAGGCAAAATTGACGTCGATTCGACGATGCTGAAATACAGTCAGTGGGTTCGCGCAAGTTACCCCTACGTAGATGCGTTTCGCTCCGGCATCCTTTCTATGTTCGAGGAGCAACTTCCCAAATCACGAGCCGCCGAGTCGTTTCAGCGCTATTGCGATCACTTTTCGATGGTCAAGCCGCTTCAGTACCGGACTGGAAAGGGATGGGAAAAGGCCTCTGCACCCGCGTTGAACTGGCGCGACAAGTCGGGGCGCGAGCCGCTCGCCATGGTGGTGATGAAGTCGACCTATTCCGGAAACCAATCGCATAAGGGGCGTGAGCCCTGGATTAAGGACGAACGACTCGCCGAACGGTACTTCACGGTCGTCGGTTTCGCTTATCGCCCCGCCGAAGAGAGCGTTTTCAGCGCAAACGTTTTCGCCAACTCCCATCCCGGCGGTACTTTCGCCTACGCACAAGGGATGGTCTACAACGCCAATGAACAAGTCGAACCGCCGACGTCGCCCGGTTCGACGCAACCGAATGTCGGCTGGGATACTCTTAATTGGGAGTCGCCGGTTCGTGCGCCGGAGCAGGGGAGTGGAAACGCCCGGACCGGCGCAGTCTGGCCGTGGGAGTTTTTCTCCGGCAACGCGATAAATAGCAATGAAGCGCGGGTCCAATTAAATTGGCAAGCGAAACTGGTCCCTGTGACGGAGACCCGAATCGGGGACGCTCGCAAGGAAAAGTCGGTCGACGGCGACGTCCGGAAGCTCTTGGACAAGTCGAAGAAGAACCTGCGTAACCTGGTGACGCACTGA